ATTTTCTTCAATTCAGTAATTCATTTTACATGAATAAAGTAGTACATGAAATGGGTAAGACTAAGTTAGAATATGTTAACCAATATATTACTGAGAATATTGAAAAAGGGTATATAAAGAATATGCCATTCGCATTTTATGAAGCATTTGTTAATGCACCTATTCTTGAAGTTGCTAGGGCTTGCCATATGGGAGGATTAGAAATTTCTAATGAATTAAGAGAGATGGTAATTACAAATGTAATAGATATAATGCTAGTAAATAAATAAATTTTTTTTAATCTTAGGTTAGCAATTACTTACTAACAATTTATTTTATAAAAATTACAATAAAAGAGAGAATGATTTTTATGTCTAATTTATCAAAAGTAAAAGTTTCTTTATGGAGTAGATTCAATGCTAGTGCTTTTTTAACGATAACACCTGAATATTTTTCGATTAAAAAAAATCAAAGCAAGAGGCAAGACAAGCAACCTACTTTTAGAAAGTTAACCCAACTTCCACTAAAATATAAGGAAATAGATGGGGTTAAAATACGTTATGCTCATGAAGTTAAACCCAATAGACCTACAATTATTTTATTAAGTCCCCTTCCGCAAAGTATAGTAGCATACGCTCCTATTTGGAATAAACTAAAATCAGATTATAATATTTATGCTTATGATATGCCAAGTTTTGGTCGCAGTGAAGGTGGAGAAGAATACATGAATTTTAAAATGCAAGGTATATTCTTGGAAAAATTCATTGATCATTTTAATATAAAAAAACCTCATATTGTGGGACCTGATGTTGGTATGGCAGCAGCACTATATTATGTGTGTAATTTGCCTAACGAAGTAGAAAGCCTGATTATTGGAGATGGTCCTGGTGTAAGTCCTTCTCAAAATGGTAGTCTAATAAATAAAATTGTAAAGTCTGGATTTTGGAGAAAGGTATTTAGTATAGTTGGTTCAGAAACATTTGTTTTTGTAGGTAGTCGATTAGGTTATGTTAATTATCAGCCTAATCAAGAAGAGATAGATGACTATAATTTATCATATAAAAATAGAGTGGGTACGATTACTAAGTGGTTCAAAAATTATCCTGACAGTCTTGCAACTGTTGATCCAAAATTAGAAAAGATAGACAAACCTGTTCTTGTTTTTTGGGGAAATGATGATAAGTTATTATTACCAGACAATGCAAGAAATTTGCATAAGAGATTAAAGCGTAGTAAATTACACATTTTTAAAAATTGTGGTCATTTCTCTTATCAAGATAAATATGAAGAATTCAGTGAAATGTTACATGAGTGGATAAGTAAAGATTATAATCACAAGAAGTAGAATGCTCTGAAAAATCTATGTTCAGAAAAATGGATATAGGTTTTTGTTTGCATATAAATAAATAATTTGATATTATAAAATAAGATAATTTTATAACTAAATATAATATTTATTTAATTATCTAATATAACTTAAAAGGAGAATAAAAGAATGGAAAATGTACGTATTTATGAAATACCTTCTTGTAAAATGGTTTCTTCTCAAGTAGGAATGTTTGGGGATGGTAAACTTGAGAAATTTGATGAATGGTTCAGTACTTTACCAAGACCTATGTTCCCAAAAGATTTTTTGTGGTATGACGAGAAAAAAGGTGGTTTTGTATGGTATTACATTTACAGCGAAGATATGACTATACCAGATGAATTTGAAATCATTGATTTCCCTGGAGGACTATATGCTGTTGCTACAGATATTGATGGACAGGATAATTCCAAGGTATTAAATGCAATAAAAGAATTTATCAAAGAAAAAGAATGTTATGACGAAGATTCCACTAGAGCATATCTGGGAAATATAATAACTCCACCATCAGCTAATACAGCTATGGGATATAACCAAATGGATTATTATATACCAATTAAAATTGTATAATAGAATAAATAAAATCTTTAAAGTATCTATTGTTTCAGTACATAATATAACCCTATCTAAAATCATAAGCTGAATATTACCTTATCTATTACTCCAAGTTAGATTATTAGCTTAAGATCACTTTCAATTTTATTTTCCAAAATAGATGTATAGACAACTAAATAAGAGTATCCATAATTCTTAATACATTAAGGAGGAAGGAAATGAATCATTTTTATAGTAAATGAGTTAAAAATAGACAATGACAAAATAGAACACTATAATTTTATTTGAAATAAACTATTATTTCTGATAGTATTATAACACCAATAGCAATAAGGATATATTGTTACTGGTAATAATAATTTATAGTAAATGGAGGATGTATATATGAACAACAAATCTATCTTTGATAAAACTATGGCAGATATGACATACCAAGAAATTGAAGAATTCATAGAAAAAGAAGCAGTAGTATTATTTCCAATAGCAGTCATTGAGGAACATGGACCTCATTTACCATTGGGAACAGATACATATTTAACATATTCAATGTTAAGATATATACAGGAAGATTTGAGTAAAATGAATATTGATTCTATAATAGCGCCTCCGTTCTATTGGGGAATAAATAAGGCAACAGGTGGGTTTGTAGGGTCTTTCACTGTAAAAGTGGATACGATGAAAGCAGTACTAAAAGATACCATTGAATGTCTTGATAGATGGGGTTTCAAAAAAGTCTTTTTCATCAATCTGCATGGAGATTCATTACATTGTAAGACGATTTTAGATGTAGCAAAAGAAATATATGAATCCCATATGAAAATAGATGCTTACGATATAATTCCAGAGTTTTTTAAAAATGCATGTGGACTAGACGGTAAGGAGCCATACATATTAGTTCAAGAGGATGATGGAGATTTTGATGATAAACAAGAATATATAGATATACATGCTGGCGGTTTTGAAACAAGTCTAATGTTAATAGACTTTAAAGAGTTAGTGGATGAAGATAAAGCAAGAAAGCTTAAATCATCAAAAACAACTTTTCAGGATTTAAGGAAATGGCAGCAAGGAGGGGAAAGTGCTAAAGAAGTAACTCCCCTAGGGTACTGTGGTGATCCTTCAAATATTAATTTGAAAGATGCTGCAGGGTTCATAAAGGGTTTTTCAGATATAACTGCTAGACTAATAAAAAATACTTTATAATATAATAAGATTGAGGGCTTGCTTGATTAATAGAAGTAAGTCCTTTTAATTGATTATTAAGATATTATTAGCTAACATTAAATATATTGATTTTATCTTAATTATAGGCTAATGGACTATAGCTAGTTGTATTTAGAAATAATTAAAAGGGGGAAGATGTTGAAACTAATAAATAACGAAGTAAAAAAGCTTATTGATAATATAAGAAAAAACAGCAGTTCGGATGTTGCACATAAAATAGCTTTAGGAATTGATTTACCAGTCAATCCTACACCCATTGAAAAAAGTGAATGGGTAAGATATATATCAACTGAACTTGAAAAGCATTTTGATGAAAAAACCATAAAGAAGATCAGGATGGGGTGTTATTGTACAGAAAATGGGAAATTAGAAGAATCTAAAACATTTATAAAGAAAATTTATGATAATTCTGTATCGATGACAGATTTCGTTAACAAAATGAATGAGTATCAAGCAGGATGGTATATAAAAGATGGGAATTTACATACAAAATATTATTTGTGTCCATGTCCAATGCTTGAAGCTGTTAGTAGTCTACCAACTAAGACTTGGTGCTATTGTACAGTAGGATATAATAAGGAAATATTTGAATATGTTTTTAATTGTGAAGTTGATATTGAACTATTAGAAAGTATTAAGATGGGTGATAATCAATGTCTAATGAAGATTATTCCGCTTTCTAAAAAACAATAATAAATAAGATTTGTATAGTATAAAAAAGTAGCATATACAGCTACTTTGAAGGATTTGTAGTACTTAATGATTTTGATATCTTGACTATACCAAAGATAAAAAGAGCCATCATTAATACAGAACCGATAGTAGAGCCAATAGCAAAACCTGAATCAAAATTCAATTCGTTAGATTGAATAAATATTAGAAATATGGTACCTAATAACTTAAAGAAGTTAATTAGTGTCAAAATTGAAAGTACTATTATTCCAATAATTTTGGGTGCCATCTTGAATGTACCTCCTTTATATCATATTAATTCATATTATAACATTTTTCTGAATAAATTGATATAATATTTGTTGAAATTTCTCAAAATATAGATAAAATACAGTGATTAAATAAGAAGAATAAGAAAAAAATTACTTTAATATATAAAATAATTATATGTATTTTTGAAATTGTGTGATATAATTCAAAATATACACAAATTAGAAAATTATATACAGGAGGGTATTAATGAGAAAAAGAAGTTTTGTAGTAATCTTAACTCTTTCAATTATGTTGTTATTAAATGGTATGACTTGTTTAGCGGCTCATGGCGAAAATACTTTAAGACCTGGTGAATCTCTA
The window above is part of the Vallitalea guaymasensis genome. Proteins encoded here:
- a CDS encoding alpha/beta fold hydrolase, translated to MSNLSKVKVSLWSRFNASAFLTITPEYFSIKKNQSKRQDKQPTFRKLTQLPLKYKEIDGVKIRYAHEVKPNRPTIILLSPLPQSIVAYAPIWNKLKSDYNIYAYDMPSFGRSEGGEEYMNFKMQGIFLEKFIDHFNIKKPHIVGPDVGMAAALYYVCNLPNEVESLIIGDGPGVSPSQNGSLINKIVKSGFWRKVFSIVGSETFVFVGSRLGYVNYQPNQEEIDDYNLSYKNRVGTITKWFKNYPDSLATVDPKLEKIDKPVLVFWGNDDKLLLPDNARNLHKRLKRSKLHIFKNCGHFSYQDKYEEFSEMLHEWISKDYNHKK
- a CDS encoding creatininase family protein translates to MNNKSIFDKTMADMTYQEIEEFIEKEAVVLFPIAVIEEHGPHLPLGTDTYLTYSMLRYIQEDLSKMNIDSIIAPPFYWGINKATGGFVGSFTVKVDTMKAVLKDTIECLDRWGFKKVFFINLHGDSLHCKTILDVAKEIYESHMKIDAYDIIPEFFKNACGLDGKEPYILVQEDDGDFDDKQEYIDIHAGGFETSLMLIDFKELVDEDKARKLKSSKTTFQDLRKWQQGGESAKEVTPLGYCGDPSNINLKDAAGFIKGFSDITARLIKNTL
- a CDS encoding GyrI-like domain-containing protein, with the protein product MENVRIYEIPSCKMVSSQVGMFGDGKLEKFDEWFSTLPRPMFPKDFLWYDEKKGGFVWYYIYSEDMTIPDEFEIIDFPGGLYAVATDIDGQDNSKVLNAIKEFIKEKECYDEDSTRAYLGNIITPPSANTAMGYNQMDYYIPIKIV
- a CDS encoding DUF6144 family protein, which encodes MKLINNEVKKLIDNIRKNSSSDVAHKIALGIDLPVNPTPIEKSEWVRYISTELEKHFDEKTIKKIRMGCYCTENGKLEESKTFIKKIYDNSVSMTDFVNKMNEYQAGWYIKDGNLHTKYYLCPCPMLEAVSSLPTKTWCYCTVGYNKEIFEYVFNCEVDIELLESIKMGDNQCLMKIIPLSKKQ